From a region of the Podarcis muralis chromosome 16, rPodMur119.hap1.1, whole genome shotgun sequence genome:
- the MPZ gene encoding LOW QUALITY PROTEIN: myelin protein P0 (The sequence of the model RefSeq protein was modified relative to this genomic sequence to represent the inferred CDS: substituted 1 base at 1 genomic stop codon), which yields MGTPGSSGRERALLLLTVLVSTMVLTPTLAIHVYTDREVHGTVGSKVTLSCSFWSREWISDDISITWHFQPENGRDSVSIFHYAKGQPYIDDIGRFKERIEWIGNPRWKDGSIVIHNLDYIDNGTYTCDVKNPPDIVGKSSQVLLYVFENVPTRYGVVLGAVIGGVLLVVFVVLVIAYLIRYCWLRRQATLQRRLSAMEKGKLRLGKDSSKRGRQQPVLYAMLDHSRLTKSASDKRSKKXRLAGREGTQKKVGEKKVVMTIEMELKRDQLEAGGLKPAVKSPSKNSLKNALMNIIKSDSEK from the exons atGGGGACCCCAGGCAgctcagggagggagagagcccttCTTCTGCTCACGGTGCTGGTTTCGACAATGG TGCTAACTCCAACTTTGGCCATCCACGTTTACACAGACCGAGAAGTCCATGGCACGGTGGGCTCCAAAGTTACGCTTTCCTGCTCCTTTTGGTCTAGGGAATGGATCTCCGATGACATCTCCATCACTTGGCATTTTCAGCCAGAAAATGGCAGAGACTCTGTTTCG ATATTCCACTATGCCAAAGGCCAGCCTTACATAGATGACATTGGACGCTTCAAGGAGCGCATTGAGTGGATTGGTAACCCTCGCTGGAAAGATGGTTCCATCGTCATCCATAACCTGGATTACATAGACAATGGCACCTATACATGTGATGTCAAGAACCCCCCTGACATCGTGGGGAAGTCGTCTCAGGTCTTGCTCTACGTCTTTGAAAATG TGCCTACCAGGTATGGTGTTGTGTTGGGAGCTGTCATTGGAGGTGTTCTGCTCGTGGTCTTTGTTGTGTTGGTGATCGCCTATCTCATCCGGTATTGCTGGCTGAGGAGACAAGCCACTCTGCAGCGGAGACTCAG CGCTATGGAGAAAGGGAAGTTGAGGCTGGGCAAGGATTCTTCAAAAAGAGGCCGTCag CAACCCGTCCTGTACGCCATGCTGGACCACAGCCGCCTCACCAAGTCGGCAAGCGATAAGAGGTCCAAGAAATAGCGGTTAGCCGGCAGGGAAGGTACCCAGAAGAAGGTGGGCGAGAAGAAGGTCGTCATGACCATCGAGATGGAACTGAAGAGGGACCAACTCGAGGCCGGAGGCCTCAAGCCCGCCGTCAAGTCCCCAAGCAAGAACAGCCTCAAAAACGCCCTCATGAACATCATCAAAAGCGATTCGGAAAAGTGA